In the Candidatus Glassbacteria bacterium genome, one interval contains:
- the modA gene encoding molybdate ABC transporter substrate-binding protein: protein MNTFWKIFGISLFIVAGCAALLFWKQEDKTSGPGAGELVLYCAAGIKLPVAEAAARYERTYGVRVQLQYGGSGTLLSNLAIARTGDLYLAADRSYLDAARARGLVAESVPLAVLRPVIGVRRGNPKNIRSVEDLLDGGVRLALANPEAASIGRKTRKLLEQTGLWHQIEQAAVVYKPTVTEIANDIKLGAVDAGVIWDATANQYEEIEAVRVPLFDGAATEVVIGVLTSCRNPAAALRFCRYLGAPERGQRVFANWGFEPAPGGDRWSEHPEIVLFSGGVNRLAIKETVAEFSSREGVTVTTVYNGCGILVAQMKAGERPDAYFACDVSFMTEVADIFLDTEDISSTPMVIAVAWGNPLGIKSLDDLARPGLRLGVANTQQSALGALTAKLLKELGIYQAVMKNVNSRTPTADLLVNQLRTGSLDAVIVYQANLSRVRDLLGIVPIDHRSALAVQPIGVAAETGYPRLTSRLVRAIRSAQSEKRFRQAGFEWLVKAQ, encoded by the coding sequence ATGAACACTTTCTGGAAGATTTTCGGTATTTCCCTCTTTATCGTGGCCGGCTGCGCGGCCCTGCTCTTCTGGAAGCAGGAAGATAAAACCAGCGGCCCCGGGGCAGGCGAACTGGTGCTCTACTGCGCGGCCGGGATCAAGCTGCCGGTAGCCGAAGCGGCCGCCCGATACGAGCGGACCTACGGGGTGCGGGTCCAGCTCCAGTACGGAGGGTCGGGCACGCTGCTGAGCAATCTGGCCATCGCCCGCACGGGAGACCTTTACCTGGCTGCCGACCGCAGCTATCTCGATGCGGCCCGCGCCCGGGGCCTGGTGGCAGAATCGGTTCCCCTGGCCGTGCTGCGCCCGGTAATCGGGGTCCGCCGGGGCAACCCGAAGAACATCCGCTCGGTGGAGGATCTGCTCGACGGCGGCGTGCGCCTGGCCCTGGCCAATCCAGAAGCCGCTTCCATCGGCAGAAAGACCAGGAAGCTGCTCGAGCAGACCGGCCTCTGGCACCAGATCGAGCAGGCCGCAGTTGTCTACAAGCCCACCGTGACCGAAATCGCCAACGACATCAAGCTGGGGGCCGTCGACGCCGGGGTGATCTGGGACGCCACCGCCAACCAATACGAAGAGATCGAAGCGGTCCGGGTGCCTCTGTTCGACGGGGCGGCCACCGAGGTGGTGATCGGCGTGCTCACCAGTTGCCGGAACCCGGCTGCGGCCCTGCGTTTCTGCCGTTATCTGGGCGCGCCCGAACGCGGCCAGAGGGTTTTCGCCAACTGGGGGTTCGAGCCGGCCCCGGGAGGTGACCGGTGGAGCGAGCACCCCGAGATCGTCCTCTTCAGCGGCGGGGTGAACCGGCTGGCGATCAAGGAAACTGTAGCCGAGTTTTCCAGCCGCGAAGGGGTGACCGTCACCACCGTCTACAACGGCTGCGGCATCCTGGTGGCCCAGATGAAGGCCGGGGAGCGGCCGGACGCCTACTTTGCCTGCGACGTGTCGTTCATGACCGAAGTGGCCGACATCTTTCTGGATACCGAGGATATTTCCAGCACCCCGATGGTGATCGCGGTGGCCTGGGGCAATCCCCTCGGGATAAAGTCACTGGATGATCTGGCCCGCCCCGGGCTCCGTCTGGGCGTGGCCAACACGCAGCAGAGCGCCCTGGGGGCGCTGACCGCGAAGCTCTTGAAGGAGCTGGGTATTTACCAGGCGGTGATGAAGAACGTCAACTCCCGGACACCCACGGCCGACCTGCTGGTCAACCAGCTGCGCACGGGCAGCCTGGACGCGGTCATCGTCTACCAAGCCAACCTGTCCAGGGTCAGGGACCTGCTGGGGATAGTGCCGATCGACCACCGGTCGGCCCTGGCGGTGCAGCCTATCGGCGTGGCCGCCGAAACCGGCTATCCCCGGCTGACCTCCCGGCTGGTCCGGGCCATCCGCTCGGCCCAGTCGGAAAAACGATTCAGGCAAGCGGGGTTCGAGTGGCTGGTGAAAGCACAATGA